CATAGCCACCCCCGCTTGCATAGGCTGGGTAGCCACCTTCGAAGAAGGACTCGGGCACGTAAAAGGGTCCTCCTGGCTTCCGGAGAGGCATGGCCTGCGTAAAGACCTCACCCAGGTAGAGGTTtcgggccgaggcaggtggcagGGCCCGCAGGTGAGCCAGCAGGGCAGGGGTGTGCACAAAGGCATCATCCTGGGCTCGCAGGACAAAACTCACGGCGGGGCAGTGGTGGCCCAGCCAGGCCAGCAGCAGCAGGTCTTTGAGCGTCTGGTTGAATGGGACGTCGAGGAAGTCCCAGAGCAGCAGGTCACTGTAGCGACGGCTCTCCCAGGCCACTAGTGAGTCTAGGTCAGGCCCTGCCTCACCCACCGGAGACCCTAGCAGGAAGAGCAGCCGGATCCCTGGAGCTGGACTGCCCCACGTCTCCCTCACGGCCTGTCGTTCTGCAAAGCGCCCTGGTTCTGACTTGACGGCCAACAGCAGGTAGGGGACATCAGTATCCGAGCAGCTGGAGACTTGGCCGCCACCACCTCCAGGCAGCCACTGTGGGAAGCTCCGGCAGGCTGCTGACAGCAGGAAACGGCGGAGGTCCTTGGGGTAGGAGGTGAAGTCAGGGAtctcggcggcggcggcggcccccCAAGCCTGGCAGCCCCCCGTTTCTGTGCTGTCCCCACTGGGCAGGGACCCCAGCCGCCACTGCTGCTGGTTCCAGTAAGCGAAGGGCAGCGGGCCAGTCTGGCCCAGGCGGGCGGAGAGGTTGGCAGGTAGGGTGGGCTCGGGGTTGGCTGGCGTGGGGCCTGGCGGGGTGCCCCGAGGGCTGGGGTAGGCCTTGCTGAGCCGGGACTCGGATGTCCACTCGATGTACACTTTGAGGCCCAGGAGTGTGAGCAGTGCTGACAGGCAGAGAAGGCACTTGGGGCAGCGCATGACCTGGCCCAGGGAAGGGGCGGCCGCGGGAGCTACAAGGGAGCCACAGGGGAGCCACAGAGGCCATTGGGGTGTGGGGATGGGCCTCCAGAGAGGGCCCAGCCAGGGCCCAGGCAGACAGCTTCACAATCTCCCATAGTCCCTGCCAACCCCCGTAACAGCTTCTCTCAGTCCCAGATCCTAAACAGCTCCCCTGACCCAGGGACCCCGTTGGTCCTTATTCCTAGACCTAGGAATCCCCCATTCCAATCCCATTCCAGCACCCTGTTCTTCTCACTCCGTCCAAATGTTTCCACCTTCCTAAGAGCCCAAGGGTCTACCTCTTCCCTGTCTCCATCCAGGACAAGGGACCCTGCCGTCtatctcctccctctccctccatttATCGCCCTCACCAGGAAATCAGGAGCACGATTCCTAGCTCCCTGGGGTTAGAAACCCAGCGTGCCTCCCGCAACATCCCCACCCCAGGGACAGGGGAACCAGGGATCCCACGCCTTTTTACCTCTGGGTCTGGCTCCCACCAGCTCCGGGTGCTGGCCTCAGGTCAGGCCTCAGCTCCCtctgatctgcctgccccagcccctgcgTTGTCGACCggccaggcccagccctgcccagccagtccagaggggcggggaggggagcgGAGCGGGAGCAGGGAGGGCCCCAGGGGCCGGggcggggctgaggcagaagggagggagggagggaggagggcaggaggccGACCTGAGAGATGGAGCTCTGGCGTGTTAGGGCTGGTTTCTGGTAAGACAGCTGGGAAGGGTGCAGGGGGCAGCCACAGAAACAAGACGGGGGCGTTGCGAGGCCTAGGAGGGGAGAAccagggcctggggagggagggggtaCCAGGGAGGGTGAGACTgagggctgggcctgggctggggagTGTCAGAGTGACCAGGGTGAGGCAGGGTCCCACTGAGGCAGAGAtggggaggctgagaggctggcACCCGGCGGCGCCCATGGCCAGGAGGCGGCAGTGAATGTGCTGAGTGGGAAGGGATCGGCGGGCCCGCCAGAGAGAGGGATGTTTGTTGTAGCTGCCCAGTCAGGGTGGTGGGGGGAAGGGGctggtgaggaggaggagagacagaCATTGTGGAGAGGGAAGGGACGGCCCgggagcagagagaggagaacTGGGGTGAGACAGGCGATGGAGAGAgctgagggggagagagagaagacaggaaaagtgGGAAGGTGgccaggagggagagggggagggaaatGGAGATCCGAGAAAGATAAGGGGTTGCGGAAGCCCTGTGGGGTGCTCACGGGGGAAAGAGAGTTTGAGAGAGGCAGGtggaggagggcagaggggagggactCAGGCTTCTGAGCCAGACCTGGGGAGTGAGTGGCGGAGAGGGAGCCAAGGGGAAGAACAGGAGAGGAAAAGACTGGAGCTTCAAGGGCAATAGAGGGTGACAGGGTGGGGCCCACAGGGAACTCCGGCAGCTAAGCTGACCCCCTGTACCTCCTCCATCCTAAGCTGACCCCTGTACCTCCTCCACCCGGGCTGCCTGCCAGCAGGGTGGGAATCCGTTCCTACCTTACCCCCAACCTCCAGCCCTGGAGCCAGCCTCGCCCtgggccccgcccctcccccagggGCGCTGTGACTCTGGGAACACTCACATCCAGCTCCCTGGGGCAGGAGAGGGTGTCTGCCTGTGTTTGCGTCCCTGCCCTCCAGAGGTCCCTGCTGTTGGTACTGCATCAGCTCTCTGAAGACCTCCCAAGACATGGGGTGGGACTAAGGGGCTCCCACTAAGCCTGGGCTGACCCCTTCACTCCACCCTTGTTTGGGGGCAGGCCTGTCCCCATCATGGCAGGAACCCAGTCTGTCAGCAGCAGCAGTTGATCTGTCCAGCCCTGATTTCCTCCCCCCAAGTTTGAATAATGGAGCCTGTGGGAACAGCTGGAGGAAGAGAGTGGGGAGGAAGTGGTGAATGTTAATGGAATAATAGCTGGAGTGGGAAATGACAGctaggggctgggggcaggagccCGAGCACCTCCTGAGGGAGTCTGCAAGTTCACTCTACCCTGGGGCTGGGAGAGAGGGACTCCAGACCCCTGGGCTCATCTAGCTTCTGGGGGCAGGGGGCGCTGCTCTTCCTGGAAGCATTAGGAAGCTTCGGAGGGTgcctttctttttgcctttgccATGTGCCTCAGCCTGGGTCCAATCAGGAGAGAGAAACCACACAGGAATGGGAATAGGGAAAGTTCAATATACAGAATGATTAACTCTACCATGGGATTGGCCAGTAAGGGGTGCCTTCTTGGGGAACATGGTTGGAGGGTGGACATGCTGGTGGAACATGATCATTCCAATCCAACACTTCCATCTCCCCAAGCCTTGGGACTCCCCTCATCCATCTTACGCTAGGGCAGTTCTGGTCTCTCTGCCTCATTAACTTTAGGCCACTGTTGGATCCAAGTTCCGGTTAGGTACCCAAGCAAGCTATTAGAACCACGTCCAGCTGCACAAGGTAACCCATGAAATCCAGAAGCTCTGGAAAGCGCACTCATGCCAGTAAATTTGGCCTGAGCTAGTGTTACATCCACCCTCATTGGTGTCACATGCTTAAAATCCACTTCTGCATGCACTCCCCAAGTTTCTGACTCTGTATATTTGCGAAGCCTTGTCATTCTCATCGTGTAAAAGCTGGCACCTGTCTACCTGGAGCAAGCCGATTTGACCCTAGGTATTTATGGGTCTAGAGGCAGCAAGGGGCGCTTGTGGTGAGTCTTAAGAAGAAAGGGGTGTATCCGTTATTTCTGTGTAAGAGCTGGCCATGAGAAAAAAAACTGGGGTgggacagtggctcacccctataatcccagtactctgggaggccaagaggggaggatcacttgagcccaggagtttgagaccagcctgggcaacatagtgagatcttatctctaattaagaaaaaaaaaaaaaaaaagaatggacaaCCACTTTCAAGGTGTCTGCCCCTGGTGAGGTCATCacaagatttcttcttttttttttttttttgagacggagtctcactctgtcacccaggctggagtgcagtggtgtgatctccgctcactgcaagctctgcctcccagattcacaccattctcctgcctcagcctcccgagtggctgggactacaggcgcctaccaccacgcccggctaatttttttgtatttttagaagagatggggtttcatcatgttagccaggatggtcttgatctcctgacctcatgatctgcccgccttggcctctccaagtgctgggattacaggcatgagccaccgcacccggcctcttttttttttttgagatagagtcttgcactattgcccaggctggtgtgcagtggtgtgatctcagctcactgcaacctctctgcctcctgggtttaagtaatcCTCCTACTCGGGAgtgttcagcctcccaagtaactaggattacaggcacccgccaccacgcctagctaatttttttgtatttttagtagagatggggttttactatgttggccaggctggttttgaacttctgacctcatgatccaccttccttggcctcctgaagtgctgggattacaggcgtgagcccctgcgccggGTCACATCACAGGGTTTCTAAGCAAAGGAAGGCTGGTAGGTTCCTCAGACACTGATAAGTCACTCGCTTGAAGTGACTTGGGGGTTCAAGATTGCCTGTTTACTCTGGGTCCAATTAGATGACCCCATTCCAAAGAAGTAAAAacttttgggccaggcatggtggctcgtacctgtaatcccagcactttgggaggctgaggcaggtggatcacctgaggccaggagtttgagaacagcgtggccaacatggcaaaatgctgtctctactaaaaatacaaaaattggcttggtgtggtggtgcacgcctgtaatcccagctacttgggaagctaaggcaggagaatcgcttgaaaccgggaggtggaggttgcagtgagccaagagatcgcactactgcactccagcctaggcgacatagtgagactgtatcaaaaacaaaataacaaaaaacaacaaaaatgtgggGGCTGTCATGGAAGCTGTCTAGTTCTCAGACTGTGACTTGAGCTGAGTTAGCAGACCCACGCTTGTCACTGTCTGTGGGCACTCGGGGCACTCTGGAGAATCCATCCAATACCCAGTCTTTAGAATTGTCACAACTACCACAGCTATTGAGCACAGCAGCCACAGGGGGTCCCAAGGCACGTGCCTCATCTCTGTCAACCACAGGCGCTTGTGGGATTATGATGCCATTGCATGCCTTGGGCCTCTGGCATCTGGTTTCCCATCAGCAAGAGCTCAGCACTGCGCCCAAGCCCAAAGGCACAACCAAACCAATCCTGGAATCCTATCTTAATAGTCTATTCCTGGGACACTCCAGGTATCAACTCTGTATTCATCAGGATGCAGTCAGGAGAGAAAAACCACAGAGTAACTTGAACAGGGAAAGTTTAATATAGAGAATTACTGGCTTTAACAGTGAACTGGAATGAGGGCTTCACTGGTGAAATGCTTCTGAATTGACTGGAAATCCATCTGGGGTGCTGGGGAATGTTACTCCCAGAGAGGTGCCTCAGTGGAGGTGCTGTGTCTCCTACGCAACTTCTGGGGGCTGGAGGGTGCCAAGGGCATCTGCTGACCGCCTGGTGCTTCAGGAGCTGGGTGCTGGGGAAGCCACACGCACCGCGGGGTCCAGAGGCGGAAGCACAACCAACAGGAACCAGGAAGGAGGCGCCTTTCCTCCTGTAATGCCTGTTTGGTGCCCTCTACTGACAAAGCTTATCCCCTTTCTAAAGAAACGCAGACCAAAAAAGCTGAATTTGGAATATAAAGTCAATAAATCCATAACCAGCAATACCATGGGGCCCGGGGTGTGCTGGCCTTTAGTGAGTGGGGCAAAGGATGCTGCACGTCCTGTAGTGAGCAGAGAGGCTCTGTACGGGGGAGAACCATCCCTGTAAAGTGTCAGTAGCAGCTCCTGTGTCAGTCAAGGGCCCTGCAAGAAATGGCAGTGCACTCACATAAGGACAGTTTGAGAAGAGTCTCTTGACAAGGTGAGTGTGGCTCTCTGCAGCTACTGACAGCCTGAGACTTTACCTCCCCAGGCCTGAAGAGGGGCATGGAAAGGGCTGTCTGAGGGTGACAGGAGCTGTGACCTTTAGCCAAGGGCAGCCAGGAATAAATACTGGACTTCATGCTCTCTCCCTGTGATTGGCCAGCaccattcccccacccccatgtTGAGTGAAGACAAATGGAAGCCAGAAGTGTGGCGAGCTACCAGACATTCCATGCAGCCCGCTGAGAAGCCACTCGAGTGGGGACAGGGCTGAAGGCTAGGCAGGGACAGGGCTGGCTGTGTCCTGAGGCTGCTCCTCCGGCCCCAACTTCAGGCCCTCGGCCCAGTCGACCCCCACAACCTGGCAATTGGGCAGCATCTCCTCCACTAAGATCTGAGTGAGGCCTGGGTTGGACACGGCAGGGAGGTCCGAGATGTCCAGCCTGCGGAGGTTCCTGAAAAAGGGGGAGAAGGACAGGAAGCCAGTGTaaggacagtgtgtgtgtgtatagggagGTACTGGCCCCAAATTTCAACCTTAGcttcctaaaataaaatctttatagCTGTCCAGGCACACGAAGCCCAGTGTGTTAACTGCAAATACGCAACTCTAGCTCCTACTGTTCTGCAACAGCATCGATATCATAGAGTTTTgactaaaacaaaaaggaagaaaaaccagGAGTCATTTAATTCTTCCAGAGACTCACTGTGACTGCTCATCTACCACAAATACTCTAGGTCTGTGATGGAGGTAGGGGGATATGAGAACTGCCCAACACTGctcctccccacttcctctcCTGCATCTGTGTGAGGTGGGAGAGGTGCCTGCATATGGGGCCCAGCCTGAGCTGAGGTCTCACTGGAGGTGGTGGAGGCAGGCAAGGCCCCGTTCGGAGACGCGGGGACAACCGGCCAGCGAGAGCTCCTGCAACGAGTCGGCCAGTGGGTAGAGGCGGCTGAGACACCAGTCGTCCACGTGGGGGCAGCGCTGCAGCGACAAGGACTGGAGCTCCTTCAGGAGGACTGTGGTAGGGAGAGGGCAGGATGGCACCAGGGGCCTTTCTGAAGCCCATCACCAAAGGGAAAACGTGGAGGCCTGTCCCATCTCCACCCCACCGCACTCACGGAGGTTGTCCAGGCCCTCGTAGTTGATTTCACAGTCACTGGCATCCACAGCTTCGACAGGCACTTCCCGGAAATTCCAGAACTCTGGAGAGAAATGGCCATACTTATCTGGCCTGATCCACTCCTTGTCTCGAAACCTGGAAACGGGAGAGGGAGTGTCAGTAGGGCAGCCGAACCTGCCCCAGGCCTCCAGCCTCTTCGGAACCTTCCCCAGCCCTATATAATATGTATAGGTCACCCCTGACATAActaactccatcttagaaaaagactccatctggctgtgcgcagtggctcatgcctgttatcccagcactttgggaggctgaggtgggagaatcacttgagtttaggagtttgaggaccaacctgggcaacatagtgagacctcgtcttcacaaaaaaatacaaaaattagctgggcttggtggcttgcacctgtggtctcagctacttgggaggctgaggtgggaggattgcttgaacccaggaggtcgaggctgtagtgagttgtgatcatgccactgtgctctagcctgggagacgctgtctcaaaaaaaaaaaaaaaaaaagaatgttttgccAATTTTACATACCTAGAAACTGAGGGTCAGCGAGATTACAGATAACATAAGAGCAAAAAGGTAAATGCAAGAATCCTGGTAGATGGGCAAAAGTTAAGGGACATTTTCAAACATGTATACTGTTTCTAAGGAAGTTGCCAGAGGAAGTGCTCAAACCAGACGGAGGGGTAGATGAAGTCTATGTGAACTGTCTTTtccgaaaaagaaaaaagcaaaggaaagagaaagggaaggagaaaggaggcggggaaggaggaaagaaagaaaaacagtattggTGCTGCCGGTGGCTcacgtgagcctgtaatccccagcactttgggaggctgaggtgggtggatcacttgaggtcaggggttggagacgagcctggccaacacggtgaaatcctgtctctaccaaaaatacaaaaaattagccaggcatggtggtatgcgcctataatcccaggtacttgggaggctgaggcaggagaattgcttgaacccaggaggttgcag
The sequence above is drawn from the Macaca thibetana thibetana isolate TM-01 chromosome 19, ASM2454274v1, whole genome shotgun sequence genome and encodes:
- the DMAC2 gene encoding distal membrane-arm assembly complex protein 2 isoform X1, which codes for MWDLVLGDRRINSLRLVAPMWNGTRGIHRLGGAVVPEGNQKKERKMLQFLNNHFYDVEALRGYLLQREMSKVHLKNRSLTWLEEQHGPYSAGAFFILKQGGAVKFRDKEWIRPDKYGHFSPEFWNFREVPVEAVDASDCEINYEGLDNLLLLKELQSLSLQRCPHVDDWCLSRLYPLADSLQELSLAGCPRVSERGLACLHHLQNLRRLDISDLPAVSNPGLTQILVEEMLPNCQVVGVDWAEGLKLGPEEQPQDTASPVPA
- the DMAC2 gene encoding distal membrane-arm assembly complex protein 2 isoform X3; its protein translation is MWDLVLGDRRINSLRLVAPMWNGTRGIHRLGGAVVPEGNQKKERKMLQFLNNHFYDVEALRGYLLQREMSKVHLKNRFRDKEWIRPDKYGHFSPEFWNFREVPVEAVDASDCEINYEGLDNLLLLKELQSLSLQRCPHVDDWCLSRLYPLADSLQELSLAGCPRVSERGLACLHHLQNLRRLDISDLPAVSNPGLTQILVEEMLPNCQVVGVDWAEGLKLGPEEQPQDTASPVPA
- the DMAC2 gene encoding distal membrane-arm assembly complex protein 2 isoform X2 — its product is MAAPWVSLRLVAPMWNGTRGIHRLGGAVVPEGNQKKERKMLQFLNNHFYDVEALRGYLLQREMSKVHLKNRSLTWLEEQHGPYSAGAFFILKQGGAVKFRDKEWIRPDKYGHFSPEFWNFREVPVEAVDASDCEINYEGLDNLLLLKELQSLSLQRCPHVDDWCLSRLYPLADSLQELSLAGCPRVSERGLACLHHLQNLRRLDISDLPAVSNPGLTQILVEEMLPNCQVVGVDWAEGLKLGPEEQPQDTASPVPA
- the B3GNT8 gene encoding UDP-GlcNAc:betaGal beta-1,3-N-acetylglucosaminyltransferase 8, whose protein sequence is MRCPKCLLCLSALLTLLGLKVYIEWTSESRLSKAYPSPRGTPPGPTPANPEPTLPANLSARLGQTGPLPFAYWNQQQWRLGSLPSGDSTETGGCQAWGAAAAAEIPDFTSYPKDLRRFLLSAACRSFPQWLPGGGGGQVSSCSDTDVPYLLLAVKSEPGRFAERQAVRETWGSPAPGIRLLFLLGSPVGEAGPDLDSLVAWESRRYSDLLLWDFLDVPFNQTLKDLLLLAWLGHHCPAVSFVLRAQDDAFVHTPALLAHLRALPPASARNLYLGEVFTQAMPLRKPGGPFYVPESFFEGGYPAYASGGGYVIAGRLAPWLLRAAARVAPFPIEDVYTGLCIRALGLVPQAHPGFLTAWPADRTADHCAFRNLLLVRPLGPQASIRLWKQLQDPRLQC